In Phocoena phocoena chromosome 3, mPhoPho1.1, whole genome shotgun sequence, a single window of DNA contains:
- the NR2C2AP gene encoding nuclear receptor 2C2-associated protein, translating into MTHSLVCPETVSRVSSVLNRNTRQFGKKHLFDQDEETCWNSDQGPSQWVILEFPQRICVSQLQIQFQGGFSSRQGRLEGSQGSEALSKIVDFYPEDNNSLQTFPVPSAEVDRLKVTFEDATDFFGRVVIYHLRVLGEKKV; encoded by the exons ATGACCCACTCTTTGGTTTGTCCAGAGACAGTGAGCAG GGTGAGTTCGGTGCTGAATCGTAACACTCGGCAGTTTGGAAAGAAGCACCTGTTCGACCAGGACGAGGAGACCTGCTGGAACTCGGACCAG GGCCCCTCCCAGTGGGTAATACTGGAGTTTCCCCAGCGCATCTGTGTCTCCCAGCTGCAGATCCAGTTCCAGGGGGGCTTTTCCAGTCGCCAGGGCCGCCTCGAAG GTTCTCAGGGGAGTGAGGCTCTTAGCAAGATTGTGGACTTTTATCCTGAGGACAACAACTCGCTTCAG ACTTTCCCTGTGCCATCTGCTGAGGTGGACCGGctgaaagtgacatttgaggACGCCACTGATTTCTTCGGCCGAGTGGTCATCTACCACCTGCGGGTGCTAGGGGAGAAGAAGGTGTGA
- the RFXANK gene encoding DNA-binding protein RFXANK isoform X1, producing the protein MEPTQPAEDLSLTQQPSTPEFGDPEDPRGEAPDGSDTVVLSLFPCTPEPGNPEPDSGTSSPQAGSSLKHSTTLTNRQRGNEVSALPATLDSLSIHQLAAQGELSQLKEHLRKGDNLINKPDERGFTPLIWASAFGEIETVRFLLEWGADPHILAKERESALSLASTGGYTDIVGLLLERDVDINIYDWNGGTPLLYAVRGNHVKCVEALLARGADLTTEADSGYTPMDLAVALGYRKVQQVIENHILKLFQSNLVPATPE; encoded by the exons ATGGAGCCCACCCAGCCTGCAGAGGATCTCAGCCTGACCCAGCAGCCTTCTACCCCAGAATTTGGGGACCCCGAAGACCCCAGGGGTGAGGCCCCTGATGGCTCAGACACTGTGGTCCTCAGTCTCTTCCCCTGCACCCCGGAGCCTGGGAATCCTGAACCAGATTCTGGTACCTCCTCACCTCAAG caGGCAGCTCCCTAAAGCACTCCACGACCCTCACCAACCGGCAGCGGGGGAATGAGGTATCAGCCCTGCCGGCCACCTTGGACT CCCTGTCCATCCACCAGCTCGCGGCCCAGGGGGAGCTGAGCCAACTGAAGGAGCATCTGAGGAAAG GAGACAACCTCATCAACAAGCCGGACGAGCGAGGCTTCACCCCCCTCATCTGGGCCTCCGCCTTTGGAGAGATCGAGACCGTCCGCTTCTTGCTTGAATGG GGTGCCGACCCCCACATCCTGGCCAAAGAGCGGGAGAGCGCCCTGTCACTGGCCAGCACAGGTGGCTACACAGACATTGTAGGGCTGCTGCTGGAGCGTGACGTGGACATCAACATCTATGACTGG AATGGAGGGACACCACTTCTGTATGCCGTGCGTGGGAACCATGTGAAGTGCGTGGAGGCCTTGCTGG CCCGAGGAGCTGATCTCACCACTGAGGCAGACTCTGGCTACACCCCAATGGACCTCGCCGTGGCCCTGGGATATAGGAAAG TGCAACAGGTGATCGAGAACCACATCCTTAAACTCTTCCAGAGCAACCTGGTGCCCGCCACCCCTGAGTGA
- the RFXANK gene encoding DNA-binding protein RFXANK isoform X2 gives MEPTQPAEDLSLTQQPSTPEFGDPEDPRGEAPDGSDTVVLSLFPCTPEPGNPEPDSGTSSPQGSSLKHSTTLTNRQRGNEVSALPATLDSLSIHQLAAQGELSQLKEHLRKGDNLINKPDERGFTPLIWASAFGEIETVRFLLEWGADPHILAKERESALSLASTGGYTDIVGLLLERDVDINIYDWNGGTPLLYAVRGNHVKCVEALLARGADLTTEADSGYTPMDLAVALGYRKVQQVIENHILKLFQSNLVPATPE, from the exons ATGGAGCCCACCCAGCCTGCAGAGGATCTCAGCCTGACCCAGCAGCCTTCTACCCCAGAATTTGGGGACCCCGAAGACCCCAGGGGTGAGGCCCCTGATGGCTCAGACACTGTGGTCCTCAGTCTCTTCCCCTGCACCCCGGAGCCTGGGAATCCTGAACCAGATTCTGGTACCTCCTCACCTCAAG GCAGCTCCCTAAAGCACTCCACGACCCTCACCAACCGGCAGCGGGGGAATGAGGTATCAGCCCTGCCGGCCACCTTGGACT CCCTGTCCATCCACCAGCTCGCGGCCCAGGGGGAGCTGAGCCAACTGAAGGAGCATCTGAGGAAAG GAGACAACCTCATCAACAAGCCGGACGAGCGAGGCTTCACCCCCCTCATCTGGGCCTCCGCCTTTGGAGAGATCGAGACCGTCCGCTTCTTGCTTGAATGG GGTGCCGACCCCCACATCCTGGCCAAAGAGCGGGAGAGCGCCCTGTCACTGGCCAGCACAGGTGGCTACACAGACATTGTAGGGCTGCTGCTGGAGCGTGACGTGGACATCAACATCTATGACTGG AATGGAGGGACACCACTTCTGTATGCCGTGCGTGGGAACCATGTGAAGTGCGTGGAGGCCTTGCTGG CCCGAGGAGCTGATCTCACCACTGAGGCAGACTCTGGCTACACCCCAATGGACCTCGCCGTGGCCCTGGGATATAGGAAAG TGCAACAGGTGATCGAGAACCACATCCTTAAACTCTTCCAGAGCAACCTGGTGCCCGCCACCCCTGAGTGA